One genomic segment of Fusobacterium nucleatum includes these proteins:
- a CDS encoding TetR/AcrR family transcriptional regulator, which yields MPQILKEEIKNRIYKAASKIFYEKGFLKTKMKDISEEAKIPVGLVYTYYKNKEELFDEIVNPIYYYLNLAIEKEEKEEGSALERFKATGEEYVLKLLNQHKSLVILMDKAQGTKHENAKQVFIKILENHIKRQVQKKGIIIEEEILIHILASNFTESLLEIARHYENPDWAKKILNLVTKCYYEGVNSI from the coding sequence ATGCCTCAAATTTTAAAAGAAGAAATTAAGAATAGAATTTATAAAGCTGCTTCAAAAATTTTTTATGAAAAAGGATTTTTAAAGACAAAAATGAAAGATATATCAGAAGAAGCTAAAATACCAGTAGGTTTAGTATATACTTATTATAAAAATAAAGAAGAATTATTTGATGAAATTGTAAATCCAATTTATTACTATTTGAATTTAGCAATAGAAAAGGAAGAAAAAGAAGAAGGTTCTGCATTGGAAAGATTTAAAGCTACTGGTGAAGAATATGTTTTAAAATTACTTAACCAACATAAGAGTCTTGTCATTTTAATGGATAAAGCACAAGGTACAAAGCACGAAAATGCAAAACAAGTGTTTATTAAAATTTTAGAAAATCATATTAAAAGACAAGTTCAAAAAAAGGGAATTATTATTGAAGAAGAGATTTTAATACATATTTTAGCAAGCAATTTTACAGAAAGTTTGTTAGAGATAGCAAGGCATTATGAAAATCCAGATTGGGCAAAAAAAATATTGAATTTAGTTACTAAATGTTACTATGAGGGAGTAAATTCTATTTAA
- a CDS encoding flavodoxin, producing the protein MKTVGIFFGTTGGKTQEVVDIIAAQLGDAQVFDVANGVAEMEVFDNIIMASPTYGMGELQDDWASVIDEVADMDFSGKVVAFVGVGDAAIFGGNYVEAMKHFYDAVQPKGAKIVGFTSTDGYDFEASEAVIDGDKFMGLAIDASFDTDEITSKVEDWLENKVKDELL; encoded by the coding sequence ATGAAAACAGTTGGTATATTTTTTGGAACTACAGGAGGAAAAACTCAAGAAGTTGTGGACATTATTGCTGCTCAATTAGGAGATGCACAAGTATTTGATGTTGCTAACGGTGTTGCTGAAATGGAAGTTTTTGATAACATTATAATGGCTTCTCCAACTTATGGAATGGGAGAATTACAAGATGATTGGGCTTCTGTTATTGATGAAGTTGCTGATATGGATTTCTCTGGAAAAGTTGTTGCATTTGTTGGTGTAGGAGATGCTGCAATATTTGGTGGAAACTATGTTGAAGCTATGAAACACTTCTATGATGCAGTTCAACCTAAAGGAGCTAAAATAGTTGGATTTACTTCTACTGATGGATATGATTTTGAAGCTTCTGAAGCAGTTATTGATGGAGATAAATTTATGGGACTTGCAATAGATGCTTCATTTGATACTGATGAAATCACTTCAAAAGTTGAAGATTGGTTAGAAAACAAAGTTAAAGATGAATTACTATAA